One region of Eupeodes corollae chromosome 1, idEupCoro1.1, whole genome shotgun sequence genomic DNA includes:
- the LOC129939896 gene encoding RNA-binding protein with serine-rich domain 1 produces the protein MARDRSGSAEAEKEKEKKPVVRGRERDRRRRGSASSSSDSSASSSDSSSSRSSSGSGSRSSSSDTSSSGSSSSSSSSGSDRGRARRKSASRSKSPTTKAPVRKESKERDTVRAKDRPRDDDRNKKRTKSRSKERVRSRSRSGTRSPRRKRRERSPTPKPVRIHIGRLTRNVTKEHVTEIFSCFGEVKQVDFTTDRFHPTFGRGMAYVEFTTPEECENAMKQMDGGQIDGQEITVAPVLQQKIRPPIRRMSPMMRRGPPPRWRSPFRFNRNRNRSPIRRRSPRRRSRSPIRRRRRSVSSDSSR, from the exons at GGCAAGAGACCGGTCAGGATCGGCCGAAGctgagaaagaaaaagaaaaaaaaccagTTGTTCGCGGGCGAGAGCGCGACCGCAGGCGTCGTGGGTCAGCTAGCAGTAGCAGTGATAGCAGTGCGAG TTCTTCCGACAGCTCATCTTCACGCAGCAGTTCTGGTTCTGGATCGCGTTCCAGTTCCTCAGACACATCCTCCTCTGGTTCGTCTTCTTCGAGTTCGTCTAGTGGTTCAGATCGTGGTCGTGCTCGTAGGAAGAGTGCTTCTCGATCAAAATCGCCTACAACAAAGGCTCCAGTCCGCAAAGAATCCAAAGAAAGAGATACAGTTCGTGCTAAAGATCGTCCTCGCGATGATGACCGCAACAAAAAGCGCACAAAATCTCGTTCAAAAGAGCGAGTACGCTCACGATCTCGTAGTGGTACTAGATCTCCTCGTCGCAAACGCCGTGAACGTTCACCTACCCCGAAACCCGTTCGTATCCACATCGGGCGATTAACTCGTAACGTAACCAAAGAACACGTAACAGAGATATTCAGCTGTTTTGGGGAAGTTAAACAAGTCGATTTCACAACCGATCGTTTCCATCCAACTTTTGGACGAGGAATGGCGTATGTGGAATTCACCACTCCCGAAGAGTGTGAGAATGCAATGAAACAAATGGACGGCGGTCAAATCGATGGACAGGAAATCACCGTGGCACCGGTATTACAGCAAAAAATACGACCTCCCATACGCCGAATGTCACCGATGATGCGTCGAGGACCTCCACCACGTTGGCGTTCACCATTCCGTTTTAATCGGAATAGAAATCGTTCCCCAATAAGACGTCGCAGCCCGCGTCGTCGTTCCCGTAGCCCAATTCGTAGAAGGAGGCGCAGCGTTAGCTCGGACAGTTCTCGTTAG
- the LOC129939895 gene encoding probable tRNA (uracil-O(2)-)-methyltransferase, producing the protein MELTNFWKCISILLKNYHAVNKKIFACKTKTTHKIFNGITTLNVTDSREVYEKAVEDIVNGSSELQVGQSTEKDILDTLASCDKSNCQGYVVTLKFLTKNDEDSIKAVGVIDFLNTQYTCTFQSALIDDFRVCLISGEFVVSALTNRRLEAEANRWVDFVLKPKLLKWSNSEERKENAFDSLHLVDVEKYNKLYKQLKTKYSKDLIDIWEESTDPLKFVYEDLAIAAYLICVWKEHECEPQAFADLGCGNGLLVYILNREGYEGCGYDVRSRKIWSLFPKTTLLYEETICPDNFKLKPNTDWIIGNHSDELSPWIPVLTALSAHKVKFFLLPCCPFEFSGMKFQRRNSKLSAYNDFLNYVEAISKECGFKPLRDRLKIPSTKRIAIIGINRTYLEPNHQQMCSSILEFVSTEMQEHTMKLREREEIVRNCTQIESSVLDGLVKKIFYYLLDSAETEKQTTWREGCGRSIKEIAQYLSREDLKSIKSECGGLKTLFKNKHEVFEFTKGDVIKIRKPKPRKALMTNGKQLTIKKRVCFFAKNHPNGCPLSGSDCTFVHD; encoded by the exons atggaattAACGAACTTCTGGAAATGCATTtcgattcttttaaaaaactatcatgccgttaataagaaaatatttgcgTGCAAAACAAAgacaacacacaaaatatttaatggtATTACCACCTTAAACGTTACCGATTCAAGAGAAGTTTACGAGAAGGCAGTTGAAGACATCGTCAATGGTTCTTCAGAATTGCAGGTGGGTCAGTCAACGGAAAAGGATATTCTAGACACACTAGCGTCATGTGATAAGAGCAATTGCCAGGGATATGTTGTTACTCTCAAGTTTCTCACCAAAAACGATGAAGATAGTATCAAAGCAGTAGGAGTAATAG ATTTCTTGAACACCCAATACACATGTACCTTTCAATCAGCTTTAATTGATGATTTTCGAGTTTGTCTTATATCTGGAGAATTTGTGGTCAGCGCATTGACAAATCGACGTCTGGAAGCGGAGGCAAATCGTTGGGTAGATTTTGTGCTTAAaccaaagcttttaaaatggtCAAATTCAGAAGAGAGGAAAGAGAATGCTTTTGATTCTCTGCACCTTGTCGATGTGGAGAAATACAATAAGCTGTATAAACAATTGAAGACAAAGTACTCTAAGGATCTCATAGAC ATATGGGAGGAATCTACAGATCCTCTTAAATTTGTCTATGAAGACCTAGCCATAGCCGCTTATCTAATTTGTGTGTGGAAAGAGCATGAATGCGAGCCACAAGCATTTGCGGATCTTGGCTGTGGAAATGGACTTCTTGTCTACATACTCAACCGAGAAGGCTATGAAGGTTGTGGCTACGATGTGAGAAGTCGCAAAATATGGAGTCTCTTTCCGAAAACTACGCTTCTCTATGAAGAAACGATCTGTCCGGATAACTTCAAACTGAAGCCAAATACCGATTGGATAATTGGTAACCACTCTGATGAGTTATCACCTTGGATTCCAGTTCTAACGGCTTTATCCGCACACAAAGTCAAATTTTTCCTACTTCCTTGCTGTCCTTTTGAATTCTCTGGAATGAAATTTCAACgcagaaattcaaaacttagTGCCTACAATGATTTTCTCAACTATGTAGAAGCTATTTCAAAAGAATGTGGCTTTAAACCATTAAGAGATCGGTTGAAAATTCCAAGTACCAAAAGAATTGCTATAATTGGAATAAACAGAACTTATTTAGAACCAAACCACCAACAAATGTGTTCAAGTATTCTCGAATTTGTGTCTACGGAAATGCAAGAACATACAATGAAGCTTCGAGAGCGAGAGGAAATTGTCAGAAATTGCACACAAATCGAGAGCTCCGTGTTGGATGGGCTAGTGAAGAAGATATTCTATTATCTTCTCGACTCAGcggaaacagaaaaacaaacaacttggAGAGAAGGTTGCGGGCGATCTATCAAAGAAATAGCTCAATATCTTAGCCGAGAGGATTTGAAGAGTATCAAATCAGAATGCGGAGGCCTTAAGACCTTGTTTAAGAATAAACatgaagtttttgaatttacCAAAGGTGATGTTATTAAAATACGAAAACCAAAACCACGAAAAGCTTTGATGACGAATGGGAAACAACTGACAATAAAGAAACGAGTGTGTTTCTTTGCAAAAAACCATCCTAATGGATGTCCCCTTTCGGGGTCTGATTGTACATTTGTTCATGATTAA